One genomic segment of Erinaceus europaeus chromosome 18, mEriEur2.1, whole genome shotgun sequence includes these proteins:
- the NEUROD1 gene encoding neurogenic differentiation factor 1, producing the protein MTKSYSESGVMGEPQPQGPPSWTDECLSSQDEEHEADKKEDDLEAMNAEEDSLRNGEEEDEEEDLEEEEEEEEEDDDQKPKRRGPKKKKMTKARLERFKLRRMKANARERNRMHGLNAALDNLRKVVPCYSKTQKLSKIETLRLAKNYIWALSEILRSGKSPDLVSFVQTLCKGLSQPTTNLVAGCLQLNPRTFLPEQNQDMPPHLPTASASFPVHPYSYQSPGLPSPPYGTMDSSHVFHVKPPPHAYSAALEPFFESPLTDCTSPSFDGPLSPPLSINGNFSFKHEPSADFEKNYAFTMHYPAATLAGAQSHGSIFSGASAPRCEIPLDNIMSFDSHSHHERVMSAQLNAIFHD; encoded by the coding sequence ATGACCAAATCGTACAGCGAGAGCGGGGTGATGGGCGAGCCTCAGCCCCAGGGTCCCCCCAGCTGGACAGACGAATGTCTGAGTTCTCAGGACGAGGAGCATGAAGCCGACAAAAAAGAGGATGACCTTGAAGCCATGAACGCGGAAGAGGACTCGCTCAGAAACGGAGAGGAAGAGGACGAAGAGGAGGAtctagaagaggaggaagaagaggaagaggaggacgatGATCAAAAACCCAAGAGGCGTGGCcccaaaaagaagaagatgaccaAGGCACGCCTGGAGCGCTTTAAACTGAGACGCATGAAGGCCAATGCCAGGGAACGCAACCGCATGCACGGGCTCAACGCCGCCCTGGACAATCTGCGCAAGGTGGTGCCCTGCTACTCCAAGACGCAGAAACTCTCCAAAATCGAGACGCTGCGCTTGGCCAAGAACTACATCTGGGCTCTGTCGGAGATCCTGCGTTCCGGAAAGAGTCCGGATCTTGTTTCTTTCGTACAGACACTCTGCAAGGGGTTATCGCAGCCCACCACCAATTTGGTCGCCGGCTGCCTGCAGCTCAACCCGCGAACTTTTCTGCCAGAGCAGAACCAGGACATGCCCCCCCACCTGCCGACAGCCAGCGCTTCCTTCCCGGTGCACCCTTACTCCTACCAGTCGCCCGGGCTGCCCAGCCCCCCCTACGGCACCATGGACAGCTCCCACGTCTTCCATGTGAAGCCGCCGCCGCACGCCTACAGCGCAGCGCTGGAACCCTTCTTCGAAAGCCCCCTCACCGATTGCACCAGCCCTTCCTTCGACGGACCCCTCAGCCCGCCACTCAGCATCAATGGCAACTTCTCTTTCAAACACGAACCATCCGCCGACTTTGAGAAAAATTATGCCTTTACCATGCACTATCCTGCAGCGACCCTGGCAGGGGCCCAGAGCCACGGATCAATCTTTTCTGGCGCCTCTGCCCCTCGCTGCGAAATCCCTCTAGACAATATTATGTCCTTCGATAGCCATTCGCACCACGAGCGAGTCATGAGTGCCCAGCTCAATGCCATCTTTCACGATTAG